One genomic window of Deltaproteobacteria bacterium includes the following:
- the groEL gene encoding molecular chaperone GroEL (60 kDa chaperone family; promotes refolding of misfolded polypeptides especially under stressful conditions; forms two stacked rings of heptamers to form a barrel-shaped 14mer; ends can be capped by GroES; misfolded proteins enter the barrel where they are refolded when GroES binds; many bacteria have multiple copies of the groEL gene which are active under different environmental conditions; the B.japonicum protein in this cluster is expressed constitutively; in Rhodobacter, Corynebacterium and Rhizobium this protein is essential for growth): VGGVAVIRVGAATEVEMKEKKARVEDAMHATRAAVEEGIVPGGGVALLRCLKAIEDLKLDDEKQFGVNIVRRALEEPLRQIATNGGYDGSIVVEKVKNGEGAFGFNAATGEYGDLLNAGVIDPTKVVRTALQNASSVASLLLTTEALIAEKPKKKEDAGAAGAHGHGGMGDMGF; the protein is encoded by the coding sequence CGTGGGCGGCGTCGCGGTGATCCGCGTCGGCGCGGCGACCGAGGTCGAGATGAAGGAGAAGAAGGCGCGCGTCGAGGACGCGATGCACGCGACCCGCGCAGCCGTCGAGGAGGGCATCGTCCCCGGCGGCGGCGTCGCGCTGCTGCGCTGCCTGAAGGCCATCGAGGACCTCAAGCTCGACGACGAAAAGCAGTTCGGCGTCAACATCGTGCGCCGCGCGCTCGAGGAGCCGCTGCGCCAGATCGCGACCAACGGCGGCTATGACGGATCGATCGTCGTCGAGAAGGTCAAAAACGGCGAGGGTGCGTTCGGGTTCAACGCCGCCACCGGCGAGTACGGTGACCTGCTGAACGCCGGCGTGATCGACCCGACCAAGGTCGTCCGCACGGCGCTGCAGAACGCCTCGTCGGTCGCGTCGCTGCTGCTCACGACCGAGGCGCTCATCGCCGAGAAGCCCAAGAAGAAAGAAGACGCTGGCGCCGCCGGGGCCCATGGCCACGGCGGCATGGGCGACATGGGCTTCTAG